In the genome of Leptospira dzoumogneensis, one region contains:
- a CDS encoding adenylate/guanylate cyclase domain-containing protein: MFSRLKESPGIFKTLFEYCRIPERIWKKLLSIGVEDAPGARYIVATNAVVLITAIFTLVYYIVFTAFGLAFPIWLYLLWTVNVFGYAFVLFFNFIRSHKAARLLLAAVGTMQLLMISRILPQEAGLDLYIIASFAFPFYIFPPEEKKYIYIMEAALALLFVAVHIIPYFFDPILSLEPKYRSYFYFTSLILVVAWFSFIGKELAQAAWDADRSLKEEKAKTELLLLNILPKETADELKKTGSSEPRLITQATVLFTDFYGFTSIAEKLTPNDLVKELDFCFRHFDSVTETHRLEKLKTIGDAYMCVAGVPSYRSSHAVDSLLAALEMLERLEELSKLKKGPNWKARIGIHSGPLVAGVIGARKFSYDVWGDTVNLASRMESNSEPGKVNVTQSIVDLTDEYFQFKSRGKLPVKNKQKTAMYFLLGLKPEFRDRKNPRNPNGKFWEEYGKQFGRREPIISY; the protein is encoded by the coding sequence ATGTTTTCTCGACTGAAAGAATCTCCGGGCATCTTCAAAACCTTATTCGAATATTGCCGGATCCCGGAAAGGATCTGGAAAAAACTATTATCGATAGGAGTAGAAGACGCGCCCGGAGCCAGATACATAGTGGCGACCAATGCAGTGGTATTGATCACTGCAATTTTTACATTAGTTTATTATATCGTATTCACTGCCTTTGGATTGGCATTCCCGATTTGGCTGTATCTGCTTTGGACAGTAAATGTATTCGGATATGCATTCGTATTATTCTTTAATTTTATTCGTTCCCATAAGGCTGCGAGGCTATTGCTTGCAGCTGTAGGAACAATGCAGCTTTTGATGATCTCCAGGATCCTGCCCCAGGAAGCAGGATTAGATCTATACATTATAGCAAGTTTTGCATTTCCATTTTATATATTTCCTCCTGAAGAAAAGAAATACATCTATATCATGGAAGCCGCACTTGCACTTTTGTTCGTTGCCGTTCATATCATACCGTATTTTTTCGATCCTATACTTAGCTTAGAGCCTAAATACAGAAGTTACTTTTACTTCACTAGTTTGATCCTGGTAGTCGCTTGGTTTTCATTCATAGGAAAAGAATTAGCACAGGCCGCCTGGGATGCGGACCGTTCCCTCAAGGAAGAAAAAGCAAAAACAGAATTACTATTATTGAATATACTTCCCAAAGAAACCGCAGATGAACTCAAAAAAACAGGAAGTTCGGAGCCAAGGCTGATCACTCAAGCTACAGTATTATTCACTGATTTTTACGGATTCACTTCCATCGCGGAAAAACTCACGCCAAACGATCTTGTAAAAGAATTAGATTTTTGTTTTAGGCATTTCGATTCCGTAACCGAAACGCATAGATTAGAAAAATTGAAAACGATCGGAGACGCATATATGTGCGTGGCGGGAGTCCCTTCTTACAGATCCTCGCATGCAGTAGACAGTTTGCTCGCCGCATTGGAAATGCTTGAACGTCTCGAGGAATTATCCAAACTAAAAAAGGGCCCCAACTGGAAAGCAAGGATCGGGATCCACTCCGGTCCCTTGGTCGCCGGAGTGATCGGCGCAAGAAAATTTTCCTACGACGTGTGGGGAGACACAGTTAATCTCGCAAGCAGAATGGAATCCAACAGTGAACCCGGAAAAGTAAACGTGACCCAATCTATCGTGGATTTAACCGACGAATATTTCCAATTCAAGTCCCGCGGAAAACTTCCAGTGAAGAATAAACAAAAAACTGCGATGTATTTCCTATTAGGATTAAAACCGGAATTCAGAGATCGAAAAAATCCTCGAAACCCAAACGGAAAATTCTGGGAAGAATACGGCAAACAATTCGGAAGAAGAGAGCCAATCATTTCATATTAG
- a CDS encoding GyrI-like domain-containing protein — translation MKVFLGVILALIVSGIGYFYYLGAFDTVQVKEETLGPFYVLSHDRVGNYRNVGETFEAIQKEFPEKGIKNYKLFGIYKDNPNTVPEEKLRCEVGALFSEPITEIPSGFSLPLKYKVIQKKRYLTADFPLRSFVSIFLGIFKVYPELTKVCIEKGCDMNGKASMEIYEPIVEKNTKYLFSLDSVGID, via the coding sequence TTGAAAGTTTTTTTAGGTGTTATTCTTGCCTTAATCGTTTCAGGAATTGGTTATTTTTATTATTTGGGCGCATTCGATACCGTTCAGGTAAAGGAAGAAACATTAGGACCATTCTATGTTCTATCACATGATAGAGTTGGAAATTATAGAAATGTAGGAGAAACTTTCGAAGCTATCCAAAAAGAATTTCCGGAGAAGGGAATCAAAAACTACAAACTATTCGGCATCTATAAGGATAATCCGAATACAGTTCCTGAGGAAAAATTAAGATGTGAAGTAGGCGCTTTGTTCTCGGAGCCTATTACCGAAATTCCTTCCGGATTTTCTTTACCTTTAAAATACAAGGTCATACAAAAGAAAAGATATCTAACCGCTGACTTTCCTTTGAGAAGTTTTGTTTCTATCTTCCTTGGAATTTTTAAAGTTTATCCGGAACTCACAAAAGTCTGTATAGAAAAAGGCTGCGATATGAACGGAAAGGCTTCTATGGAAATCTACGAACCGATCGTAGAGAAGAACACTAAATATCTATTTTCTTTGGATTCAGTCGGGATCGATTGA
- the add gene encoding adenosine deaminase, giving the protein MGVTFSEILERIRILDRDVSELNRLKSRLPADRPYSSSLQISFDKQINNLLNERIRLLDLEISDPPRWLLGDSDAYDSGQRTASAFLEPADLSSKKLQDQDVINLIRELPKTEIHLHLEACVNKDTMKKLMVKNGIQLSDEEFEAKFNFKDLNGFIQVFFFIQSLVKEPADLYYFVGSLAEYMRANRILYTEVFFAPSKFIQNGLDFDEMVSQLVEGIREEKEKDGIEIRLLVDVSRSFGPENAMNNLNRVLKLKHKEVIGIGLGGAELMGPARDYAEVFKKAKEAGLRTVAHSGEDDGPWAIWEAVELCKAERIGHGTSAIQDPELVNYLRENKIPIEICVTSNVFTGKYVRKEQNHPVRYYYDQGLPLCINTDDPEIFNVNLTYEYFKLWRFLDFSLDEIVDLIRQGVYATFHPQKETLWKDMEVQIKKVKEKYGLLEPSLK; this is encoded by the coding sequence GTGGGCGTGACCTTCTCAGAAATTTTGGAAAGAATCCGGATCTTAGACCGGGATGTCTCCGAATTGAACCGTCTGAAGAGCAGACTCCCAGCAGACCGGCCTTATTCTTCCTCTCTTCAAATTTCTTTCGACAAACAGATCAATAATCTTCTGAACGAAAGGATCAGACTTTTGGATCTGGAGATCTCGGACCCGCCTCGCTGGCTTTTAGGCGATTCGGACGCTTACGATTCAGGGCAAAGAACTGCTTCCGCATTCTTGGAACCTGCGGATCTTTCTTCCAAAAAATTACAAGACCAGGATGTTATCAACCTGATCAGAGAATTGCCTAAGACGGAGATCCATCTTCACTTAGAAGCCTGCGTCAATAAGGACACCATGAAAAAACTCATGGTTAAAAACGGGATCCAACTCAGCGATGAAGAGTTCGAAGCTAAGTTTAATTTTAAAGACCTAAACGGTTTTATCCAAGTATTTTTCTTCATTCAAAGTTTGGTGAAAGAACCTGCCGACCTATATTATTTTGTGGGAAGTCTCGCGGAGTATATGAGGGCAAACAGGATCTTATACACCGAGGTATTCTTCGCTCCTTCTAAATTTATCCAAAACGGTTTGGACTTCGACGAAATGGTAAGCCAGCTTGTGGAAGGTATTAGAGAGGAGAAGGAGAAGGACGGCATTGAGATCCGACTTCTTGTGGACGTTTCCAGATCGTTCGGTCCTGAGAATGCGATGAACAACTTAAATAGAGTTCTCAAACTCAAACATAAGGAAGTTATCGGGATAGGTTTAGGCGGAGCGGAACTTATGGGACCGGCCCGCGACTACGCAGAAGTATTCAAAAAAGCTAAAGAAGCAGGACTTAGAACGGTCGCTCACTCCGGAGAAGACGATGGTCCTTGGGCGATCTGGGAAGCTGTGGAACTTTGTAAGGCGGAACGTATCGGTCACGGAACTTCTGCCATCCAAGATCCTGAACTGGTAAATTATTTAAGAGAGAACAAGATCCCGATAGAGATTTGTGTTACGTCTAACGTATTTACCGGAAAATACGTCCGTAAAGAACAGAACCACCCGGTTCGTTATTATTATGACCAAGGTCTTCCTCTTTGTATCAATACGGATGACCCAGAGATATTTAATGTTAACTTGACTTATGAATATTTTAAACTTTGGAGATTTTTAGACTTCTCCTTGGATGAGATCGTGGATCTGATCCGACAAGGTGTATATGCTACCTTCCATCCTCAAAAAGAAACACTTTGGAAGGATATGGAAGTCCAGATCAAAAAAGTAAAAGAGAAATACGGTCTCTTAGAACCTAGTTTGAAATAG
- a CDS encoding DegT/DnrJ/EryC1/StrS family aminotransferase, with the protein MITARKTFLPFALPSISEKAIEEVAAVLRSGWITSGPKVKEFEEEFAKYTGAEFALAMNSATAGLHLALESIGLCSEDAVLVPAVTFTATAETVCYFGAEPILTDVDPIFNLMTEATLKETIEKECVFSKGNLVHKKTGKTVRAVMPVHLAGAVCDMDSINSLAKEYHLYVIEDSAHAFPAVHKGERIGTHGDFTVFSFYATKGITTGEGGMVTTRHAHFAERMKLMRLHGINRETYGRPGWYYEVVSPGYKYNMSDIAAALGLVQLAEAEDLWRRRIRIAEIYRSEFADLPFLHLPLPAIDGEHSWHLFRVEVDTVPGKINRDILCSELQKRNIGSSLHFIPLYEHPFYQRFGFERKNYPNADAMYKRTLSLPLFAGMTDGDIEDVVTAVKDIFTNL; encoded by the coding sequence ATGATCACAGCAAGAAAAACGTTTTTACCTTTCGCACTCCCCTCGATTTCAGAAAAAGCGATCGAAGAAGTGGCGGCGGTACTGCGCTCCGGCTGGATCACCTCAGGACCAAAAGTAAAAGAATTCGAAGAAGAATTCGCAAAATACACAGGAGCAGAATTTGCCCTGGCTATGAATTCCGCGACCGCAGGACTTCATCTCGCTTTGGAATCCATCGGGCTTTGTTCCGAAGACGCAGTCCTTGTTCCTGCAGTAACATTTACGGCGACCGCAGAGACAGTTTGTTATTTCGGCGCTGAGCCGATCCTGACCGATGTTGATCCGATCTTCAACCTAATGACTGAGGCTACCTTAAAGGAAACCATTGAAAAAGAATGCGTGTTTTCCAAAGGGAATCTGGTTCACAAAAAGACAGGAAAGACGGTGCGCGCAGTGATGCCTGTGCATCTTGCGGGTGCAGTCTGCGATATGGATTCCATCAACTCACTCGCAAAAGAATATCATCTTTATGTAATTGAAGATTCCGCTCATGCATTCCCTGCGGTTCATAAGGGAGAAAGGATCGGAACCCACGGCGATTTTACAGTATTCAGTTTTTATGCCACTAAAGGGATCACTACCGGAGAAGGTGGAATGGTCACAACTCGTCACGCCCATTTTGCGGAAAGAATGAAACTGATGAGACTTCATGGGATCAATAGAGAGACTTACGGTCGTCCGGGCTGGTATTACGAAGTAGTTTCTCCCGGTTATAAATATAATATGAGCGATATCGCTGCGGCTCTCGGACTCGTCCAGCTTGCAGAGGCGGAGGATCTTTGGAGAAGAAGGATCCGAATCGCCGAGATCTATCGCTCCGAATTCGCAGACCTACCTTTTCTACATCTTCCTCTTCCCGCAATCGATGGAGAACATTCTTGGCATTTATTCAGAGTAGAAGTGGATACGGTCCCAGGAAAGATCAACAGAGACATCCTTTGTTCTGAATTACAAAAACGAAATATAGGTTCCAGCCTTCATTTTATCCCTTTATACGAACATCCTTTCTACCAAAGATTCGGATTCGAAAGAAAAAATTATCCGAACGCGGATGCGATGTATAAAAGAACTCTTTCACTTCCTCTATTCGCAGGAATGACTGATGGCGATATCGAAGATGTTGTCACTGCTGTGAAAGATATTTTTACAAATCTGTAG
- a CDS encoding carbon-nitrogen hydrolase family protein: MHRFLLGLIQLNSGTDVDLNLQKCENFIREAASEGAKLIGLPENFPFLGSEKEKLERAEEIKTKTIDLLSDISKKLNITILAGGFPNPAPNGKVFNTSIIFGPDGKEKFEYHKIHLFDTDPGDGIEYRESRTVESGHIIPETYKSPELGNISSVICYDLRFPELFREIMKKDAEMIFVPSAFTKITGLAHWEVLLRARAIENQCFIFAPAQTGTHLKGRETYGHSLVVDPWGNILGDAGEGEKILLTEIDLEEVQAVRKKIPALKHRRNI; the protein is encoded by the coding sequence ATGCACCGTTTTCTTTTAGGACTGATCCAATTAAACAGCGGAACCGATGTGGATCTAAATCTGCAAAAATGCGAGAACTTCATTCGTGAGGCTGCTTCCGAAGGTGCAAAGCTGATCGGTCTTCCCGAAAATTTTCCTTTTTTAGGTTCCGAAAAGGAGAAGTTGGAAAGAGCGGAAGAGATCAAGACTAAGACGATAGATCTTCTCTCGGATATATCAAAAAAACTGAATATAACTATCCTTGCCGGCGGATTTCCGAACCCGGCACCGAACGGAAAAGTTTTTAATACTTCTATCATTTTCGGGCCGGATGGAAAAGAAAAATTCGAATATCATAAAATCCATTTATTTGATACGGATCCTGGAGACGGGATAGAATATAGGGAATCCAGAACCGTGGAATCCGGCCATATCATTCCGGAAACGTACAAAAGTCCTGAACTTGGAAATATTTCCTCAGTGATCTGTTATGATCTTCGTTTTCCCGAATTGTTTCGCGAAATTATGAAGAAGGATGCGGAAATGATCTTTGTTCCTTCCGCATTCACTAAGATCACTGGACTTGCACATTGGGAAGTTTTGTTAAGAGCAAGAGCGATCGAAAACCAATGTTTTATATTTGCACCCGCACAGACTGGAACTCATTTAAAAGGAAGAGAAACTTACGGACATTCTCTTGTGGTTGATCCTTGGGGAAATATTCTAGGAGATGCAGGAGAAGGAGAAAAAATCCTTTTAACTGAGATTGATTTGGAAGAAGTGCAGGCAGTCCGTAAAAAAATACCTGCACTCAAACATAGACGAAATATATAA
- a CDS encoding MBL fold metallo-hydrolase has protein sequence MKLKITFLAILAVLLLVFCTALGIPKLAVSEVPELEKLSKDPRLENPSGLTKLKFTIFKTGEKKASSAFIFEGGPLFHRKQIYHSVVFVEHPKGTFLFDSGLGTQIQEQYKDHRFYVKPMVAYQNPNPLVSQLKVNGIDAEKIGDIILSHLHWDHAGGVEDFPKAKIWSTEEGRKHLQEFGVEKGYLPKQLDSENIIWKNLGFISKPYENYPKSLDWFGDGSVVFVPMEGHTAGDIGMFLNLPSGKRFFFTGDITWAREGFELPSHRTRLLRSIVDRDQELVGKEIYRVHSLLKAYPNLDIVPAHDGEAIDRLGLYPKWTE, from the coding sequence ATGAAACTTAAAATTACTTTTTTGGCGATACTCGCCGTTTTACTTTTAGTATTCTGCACTGCATTAGGAATTCCTAAACTAGCAGTTTCGGAAGTTCCCGAGTTGGAAAAATTATCCAAGGATCCTAGATTGGAAAATCCTTCCGGATTGACCAAACTCAAATTTACGATCTTTAAAACAGGGGAGAAGAAGGCATCTTCCGCATTCATATTCGAAGGTGGTCCTTTATTCCACAGAAAGCAGATCTATCATAGTGTTGTATTTGTGGAACATCCCAAAGGGACTTTTTTGTTCGATTCAGGTCTCGGGACCCAGATCCAGGAACAATATAAAGACCATAGATTTTATGTAAAACCTATGGTTGCTTACCAAAATCCAAATCCTTTGGTCTCTCAGTTGAAGGTAAACGGGATTGATGCGGAGAAGATCGGGGATATCATTCTCTCTCATTTGCATTGGGACCACGCAGGTGGTGTAGAAGATTTTCCTAAAGCCAAGATCTGGTCCACGGAAGAAGGCAGAAAACATCTGCAAGAATTCGGAGTGGAGAAGGGCTATTTACCAAAACAACTAGATTCAGAAAACATAATATGGAAGAATTTGGGATTTATATCCAAACCTTATGAGAATTATCCCAAAAGTCTGGATTGGTTCGGGGATGGTTCCGTGGTATTTGTTCCTATGGAAGGTCATACTGCGGGAGATATCGGGATGTTCCTGAATTTGCCTTCCGGAAAAAGATTCTTTTTTACGGGAGATATTACCTGGGCAAGAGAAGGTTTCGAACTTCCTTCTCATAGGACCAGATTGCTTAGATCCATTGTGGACAGAGACCAAGAGCTAGTCGGAAAGGAAATATACAGAGTACATTCTCTTTTAAAAGCTTATCCTAATTTGGATATTGTTCCTGCTCATGACGGAGAAGCGATTGATCGTTTGGGATTATATCCTAAGTGGACTGAATAG
- a CDS encoding TetR/AcrR family transcriptional regulator, which produces MGQKGEIAKEKMVRAMAERLEIGGYAGTGLNDIVEDAKTPKGSIYFHFPGGKEELASLALLVSGNELAKELKAGLDSAKSVPAGIQRIFSVLEYRLVSSGFSKGCPIMTTASETASEPSLVNSTCAAVFQDWISILDSFFRKNGFEENKSSELAVGILSLLEGAILISRTSRNTNAIRSASKTAKLLVSEK; this is translated from the coding sequence ATGGGTCAGAAGGGAGAAATCGCTAAGGAAAAGATGGTCCGCGCCATGGCGGAACGTTTGGAAATCGGGGGATATGCGGGAACCGGGTTAAACGATATCGTAGAAGACGCAAAAACCCCCAAAGGATCCATCTATTTCCATTTTCCCGGCGGGAAGGAAGAATTGGCTTCCTTAGCTCTCTTGGTATCCGGCAACGAATTGGCCAAGGAATTGAAGGCGGGTTTGGATTCCGCCAAATCTGTTCCGGCCGGGATCCAAAGGATATTTTCTGTTTTGGAATACAGACTTGTATCCTCCGGTTTTTCCAAGGGTTGCCCGATCATGACCACCGCTTCCGAGACCGCCTCGGAACCTTCTTTAGTGAACTCTACCTGCGCTGCGGTTTTCCAAGATTGGATCTCCATATTGGATTCGTTTTTCCGGAAGAACGGATTCGAGGAGAACAAGTCTTCAGAACTTGCAGTAGGCATTCTTTCCTTATTGGAAGGAGCCATTCTGATTTCCAGGACAAGCCGAAATACGAACGCGATACGATCCGCTTCTAAAACGGCAAAACTTCTCGTTTCGGAGAAATAA
- a CDS encoding exonuclease: MSISDQQNQQSTEFGKFASFRPVYLQIKSKDSYPNDERPYFSPEMERLLLIAGESTNSEGLNSGKLPAYPAIAELDYKFVEEISELISKGLLLVVPRIYAKKNTGELEILLHVLGAKSSKKGSPEIVRDIFFQIARKSAGTIRNFEITTQNDREIVLNEVLYSLSEGNTPHFKYAYVDKAKELLGKIYHKNLMHKDLLDDYYKLIHSFIQEEEILTRTSTCGYIHVPDQDADTLFTQISELYEKKVIPKLVTENPKLAEQLISIRETILSDESGLLNNDPLLIRKSIYSEEFAKLTQLSGNKGAYSDFFRLSRVITQKSLESDMFLKGAREKSVENGLKKVVLSGKGAMASYMSLSIGRDLPFDSEVIKSVQHDPTLLSCIYYGPDGPELFICPWDKPLVKNMLRELSEKFAFYNMTCLSFLLMLFKNKDKLLPLLSDESTAEDFRNVGYNCLAHTFPWYRRLAFFLGFKGNMLTHVFRELGDIQYHQMGEKLKFEEKISAIKQKLKEELIIEVREHMAGILEGKS, encoded by the coding sequence ATGAGTATATCTGATCAACAAAATCAACAAAGCACTGAGTTCGGTAAATTCGCTTCTTTCAGGCCGGTATATTTACAGATCAAATCCAAAGATTCTTATCCTAACGATGAAAGGCCTTATTTTAGCCCTGAGATGGAAAGGCTTTTATTAATAGCAGGAGAGTCTACGAACAGCGAAGGTTTAAATTCAGGCAAACTTCCTGCATATCCTGCAATCGCTGAACTAGATTACAAGTTTGTGGAGGAAATATCGGAATTGATATCTAAGGGTTTGTTATTGGTTGTTCCCAGGATTTATGCCAAAAAGAATACGGGAGAGTTAGAGATACTACTTCATGTATTGGGTGCCAAATCCTCCAAAAAGGGAAGTCCGGAAATTGTAAGGGATATATTCTTCCAAATCGCCCGAAAATCAGCGGGAACGATCCGAAATTTCGAAATTACCACTCAAAATGACAGAGAGATCGTCCTGAACGAAGTATTGTATTCTTTATCCGAGGGAAATACTCCCCACTTTAAATACGCTTACGTAGACAAGGCTAAAGAATTATTAGGAAAAATATATCATAAAAACTTAATGCATAAGGATTTGCTGGATGATTATTATAAGCTCATTCATTCCTTTATACAGGAAGAAGAGATCCTCACCAGGACTTCAACCTGCGGTTATATACATGTTCCGGACCAGGATGCGGACACATTATTTACCCAAATATCCGAATTATACGAAAAAAAGGTGATCCCTAAACTAGTTACTGAAAATCCTAAACTTGCAGAGCAACTCATCTCAATTCGAGAAACCATTCTTTCCGACGAATCCGGCTTATTGAATAACGATCCTTTATTGATCCGAAAATCAATTTACTCGGAAGAATTTGCAAAGCTGACCCAACTCTCCGGGAACAAAGGAGCTTATTCTGATTTTTTTCGTTTGTCCAGGGTGATCACTCAAAAGTCCCTCGAAAGCGATATGTTCCTGAAGGGAGCCAGAGAGAAGAGTGTGGAGAATGGGCTCAAAAAAGTGGTACTGAGTGGAAAAGGTGCAATGGCAAGTTATATGTCATTGTCTATCGGAAGGGACCTGCCATTCGATTCTGAAGTTATTAAGTCGGTCCAACATGATCCCACTTTATTGAGCTGCATCTATTATGGTCCGGATGGTCCTGAATTGTTTATCTGCCCTTGGGATAAACCTCTCGTCAAAAATATGCTCAGAGAATTATCCGAAAAATTCGCATTTTATAATATGACCTGCCTGAGCTTTCTATTGATGTTATTCAAAAATAAGGACAAACTTCTTCCTTTGCTCTCCGACGAATCTACCGCGGAAGATTTCCGGAACGTGGGTTATAATTGCCTGGCTCATACATTTCCTTGGTATAGAAGGTTGGCCTTTTTCTTAGGATTTAAAGGAAATATGCTGACTCATGTTTTCAGAGAATTGGGAGATATCCAATACCACCAAATGGGCGAAAAACTGAAATTCGAAGAGAAGATCAGTGCAATCAAACAAAAACTCAAAGAAGAATTGATCATAGAAGTCCGGGAGCATATGGCCGGAATTCTGGAAGGCAAATCCTAA
- a CDS encoding inorganic diphosphatase, with protein sequence MIQHPWHEASPGPNPPHEVHALVEIPSGSKAKFEVDKDSGLIKLDRVLFASAHYPAHYGFIPQTLGDDKDPLDILVLCSEEVPPLCLVPARVVGVMRMIDRGEGDEKILAVASGDRSFDGIEHVSQLPNSFRAELTHFFSVYKQLEKKEVRVEEPEGPEVAKELILRALDFYKQKFPKI encoded by the coding sequence ATGATACAACATCCTTGGCACGAGGCCAGTCCCGGCCCAAATCCTCCTCACGAAGTTCATGCACTTGTGGAAATTCCTTCCGGAAGTAAGGCCAAGTTCGAAGTAGATAAGGACTCCGGCCTCATCAAGCTGGATCGGGTACTTTTTGCTTCCGCTCATTATCCTGCTCATTACGGTTTTATTCCCCAAACTCTGGGAGATGATAAGGATCCTTTGGATATTTTAGTTCTTTGTTCGGAAGAAGTTCCCCCGCTTTGTTTGGTACCTGCAAGAGTGGTCGGGGTAATGAGAATGATAGACAGGGGAGAAGGTGACGAAAAGATCCTGGCTGTCGCCTCGGGTGATAGAAGTTTTGACGGGATAGAACATGTCTCTCAACTTCCGAATTCATTTAGAGCGGAGTTGACCCACTTCTTCTCCGTTTATAAACAATTAGAAAAGAAAGAAGTACGAGTAGAAGAGCCGGAAGGCCCCGAGGTAGCAAAAGAGCTGATCCTCAGAGCATTAGATTTTTATAAACAGAAGTTCCCTAAAATATAA